The sequence below is a genomic window from Streptomyces sudanensis.
CTTCCCCTCCGTGTCCCCGTCGCCCTTGCGGGAGAGGACGATCGCGCCGACGAGCGCGGCGAGCAGCAGGACGGAGAGGGCCTCGAAGGGGAGCACCCAGTTCCGGAAGAGCATTTCGCCGGAAGCGCGGGTGGTGCCCTGCGCGGGGCCGCCGAGGTCGATCCAGGTGGTGCGGAAGGCGTCGACGACGACCCAGACGAGGGCGGCCGCGGCGGCGAGGGCCACGGCGAGGGCGGCGGGCCGGTTGCCCGAGTCGGCGTCCGGTGAACGGCCGATGGGCGCCTTGGTGAGCATGAGGCCGAAGAGGAGGAGGACGACGACGGAGCCGACGTAGATGAGCACCTGGACCCAGGCGATGAACTCGGCGGTGAGGAGCAGGTACTCGACGGCGATCCCGCCGAGGGCGACGACCAGCCACAGGGCGGCGTGCACCAGTTGGCGGGTGGTGACCGCGAGGACCGCGGCGGCGAGGGTGACGACGCCGACGAGGAGGAACGCGACCTCCGTGCCGGTGGGCGAGAGGAAGCCGGGGGCGGCGAAGGACAGGGCGGGCGCCGTGGAGGGCGTCATGCGGCGCCCCCCTCGGGCGTGCCCGGGGTGCCCCCGGCGGGGGGAGTGCCCCCGGTGGGCGGGGTTCCCGGGGTGCCCCCGGTGGGTNNNNNNNNNNNNNNNNNNNNNNNNNNNNNNNNNNNNNNNNNNNNNNNNNNNNNNNNNNNNNNNNNNNNNNNNNNNNNNNNNNNNNNNNNNNNNNNNNNTCCTGGGTGGGAGTGCCCGGGGTGGGCTTGCCCTGGTCGGAGGTGCCCGGGGTGGGCATGCCAGGAGCGGAGGTGCCCGGGGCGGGCGTACCGGGGGCGGAAGTACCCGGAGCGGGAGCGCCCGGGCCGGAGATGCCCGAGGCGGGCGTACCGGGAGTGGAGGCGCCGTCGGCGGGTGTGGCGGCGGCCCGGGCGGTGGCCTCCTGCTCGGCGGCGCGCTGGGCGGCGAGCTTGTCGGCCGCCTTGCGGGCGGCGGCCAGCTCCTTCGGCTCCTCCGCGCCCGGATCCAGGGCGGGCGGCTCCGGCACCGTCCACATCCACTCGCGGAGCTTGTCCCGCTCGTGGACAAGGTCGCGCATGTCCGTCTCCGCGTACTCGAACTCCGGCGACCAGAACAGCGCGTCGAAAGGACACACCTCGACGCAGATGCCGCAGTACATGCAGAGGGCGAAGTCGATCGCGAAGCGGTCGAGGACGTTGCGGCTGCGCTCGCGCCCGCCGGGGGCGGCAGGCGGCACCGTCTCCTTGTGGGAGTCGATGTAGATGCACCAGTCGGGGCAC
It includes:
- a CDS encoding NADH-quinone oxidoreductase subunit J; translated protein: MTPSTAPALSFAAPGFLSPTGTEVAFLLVGVVTLAAAVLAVTTRQLVHAALWLVVALGGIAVEYLLLTAEFIAWVQVLIYVGSVVVLLLFGLMLTKAPIGRSPDADSGNRPAALAVALAAAAALVWVVVDAFRTTWIDLGGPAQGTTRASGEMLFRNWVLPFEALSVLLLAALVGAIVLSRKGDGDTEGKR
- a CDS encoding NuoI/complex I 23 kDa subunit family protein, producing the protein MPPIPGSGLAKGLAVTLRTMTRKSHTAQYPDVQPELPPRTRGVIGLFEENCTVCMLCARECPDWCIYIDSHKETVPPAAPGGRERSRNVLDRFAIDFALCMYCGICVEVCPFDALFWSPEFEYAETDMRDLVHERDKLREWMWTVPEPPALDPGAEEPKELAAARKAADKLAAQRAAEQEATARAAATPADGASTPGTPASGISGPGAPAPGTSAPGTPAPGTSAPGMPTPGTSDQGKPTPGTPTQ